ACTGTCCCTCATCAGAGGCCGAGCCAGCACCCATGGAGGCCGGAAGTGGCTGGCAGGTGTCAGCAGGGGACTGAGGCTTTGGCAGCTTCTGCTCCAGGCTGAGTTGCAACCAGGCCTGGGACCCCCACCGCTGCGGGCAGTTAATCTCCGAAGGCCGGAGTCACCACCACTAGAGAGCAGGAACGTTGAACTTTTCAATCACATTAATTTCCACAGGAAATTGTTGTCTTCCTTTTGTCCAAAGGTTAGTGATTTATATTTACCATCCTCTTAACTAGCCTTGAAATTTACTGTTGCCAGGTCACCACCAGCATCCATAAATTTCAGGGTGGCAGCTGAGCATAGCCAAGTGGCTTGGTCCTTGGAAGGGTACATGCTGGCCCTTTTGGGAGGGCAGATTAACTGGCTACAGACGGTCCTTGTACAGACGTCCCCCTGAGGGGGTGGGTATTCACTGTGCAGGGGAAATGAGATGAGGTCTGTTTGACAAGGTTGCAGGAAGGCTTCGTTAAAGGCAGCCCtggtggtggtggcggcggcTGGCTTGTGCCTCTTCGCATATCACCAGCTGTGGATGGGGTGGCAGCACAGATGGTGCTGGAGTAGTTtagggtggggagcaggggccAGATTCCCAGCCCTACACTTTGCTTAGACAAGTACCTTAACCtcactctgcctcagtttcttcatctgtaataaGAGGACCTGCCTTAGAGTATTGTTATAAGGGTTAAACCTCAATAAATATAGGCTATTATTACTCTCTGGCAGGACGGGGTAGATGGCGTGGTACAGGTCAGAGTCAGTCAGCTTCATGTCCCTGCCTGCACCGTCCCATCCATTTCTCCTTTTAAGACCTTCTtcttcccaggaggctgaggtcggcagatcacttgaggtcaggagttcaagaccagcctggccaacatggcaaaactccttctctactcttaaaaaaaaaaaaaaaaaaaaaaaaacctgcacgtggtggtgggcgcctgtaatcccagctactcaggaggctgaggcaggagaattgcttgaacccgggagatgaaggttgtcctgagctgagatcgtgccactgccctccagcctgagtgatagagcaagactccatctcaaaaaagaccCTCTTCTTCCATCTGCTCATGGAATTAGAACAGGggctggcaaactttttctgtaaagggccagtcAATATTTTAGGTTGTGCGAGTCACCTGATCTTGTTGTAACTACTCCACTCTGCTGCTTTTAGTGTAAAAGTAGCCATAGACCCTAAGTAAATAATGAGTGTGgcatgtttcaataaaactttatttgtggacactgaaatttaaattccATATAATTTTCACGGgtcacaaaatattcttttgattttttttaaccatttaaaaatgtgaaaattattttagcttGCAGGCCATACAAAAATAGACAGTGGGCTCAGTTTGACCCTGGGATTGTAGTTTGCTGAGCCCTGGATCAGAAGGTGAAAGGGCACTCACTTGGGCTGTCTTCGAGTCTCTAAAGGAAGGTGCCCTTGTGTTGGTTTGTCCGGTGACCCCACGGTGCCTCCTGAGAGGCCTACAGAAAGGAGCTGGAGCAGCATGGGGTGGGAGCTGGTGCACACGTGCTGGCAGGATGCCTGGGCCTGGCACCCGTTGGTTCCCTGCCTGCAGCAGCCAGAGTGCTGCTAGCTCTGGATTGGGCAGtcacccccgcccccaccccagctctgGTGTTGACAGTCCACATCTGTGTTTCAGAGAACATCCCCAGCCCAGGTGGGAAGGAGGCAGCAACTCGGCAGCCTGTGGTGATTCTCTTGGGCTGGGGTGGCTGCAAGGACAAGAACCTTGCCAAGTACAGCGCCATCTACCACAAAAGGGTGAGTACTCTGGTGCCCTCACCCCTGAGCTGCGTGAGGGCTGACCGCCTTTGAGGCAGGCCTGGGAATGGCTTTAAGAACAGCCTgtggagatggagaccagcctggccaacatggtcaaaccctgtctctactaaaaatacaaaaattagctggcatggtggtgcatgcctgtaatcccagctacttgggaggctgaggcaggggaatcgcttgagcctgggaggtggaggttgcagtgagcagattgtgccattgcactccagcctgggcgacagagactccgtctcaaaaaaaaaaaaaacaaacaaaaaacacctgtgAGGAAGGCCATGGGGTTATAGGGACTTGGTGGGATTATCCCCACTTGGCTGCTAGCTCTGTGGCCTGGTGTGACCCCTTTGGTCTCCTGAtggcttccccttccttcctccctgcatCCCACAGTGGGCAGCCCACCCTTGATGTGCCTCACAGTTGTGGAGTCGGCCCAGGCTCCCGTCCCTGTTAACTGGCCAGTGCCTCTGCAGGCAGCAGGAGCTGGGACTGGGTGTCTGGGCATAGCTTGTACTCCCAGGACCTCCTCCTTTCCCACCAGGTGAGTTTCTGTCTTGTGACTGCCATGGCACCTTTCACATTCCCAGACTAGTAGGGCCTCTTGGAAAAGAGATTATGCTTCTTCTCATCCAACCAAGAGTTGCATATAGAGACTGTGGTAACTGCAGAGGGCCTTAGCAGGACCTGGTTATATTTTGGAAGCCTCCAAAATATTATGTGAGCATCTTGGGCCTCCAACTCCACCCTCCCCTCCCACATCTCTCCCCAAAACAGCCTCCTGCCAGGGTACCCATACAGAGCGCTCCAACTGCCAGCTGGAAGCCCTGGACTGAGCAGTGGGGGGCAGCTGGGAGAAAGGCCAGCTGAGCCCCCTTCCTCTCAGCATCCCTCCACTCACTCATGTCCACATCCCACCTGCCCGAGGTGTGTGGTGGCCCTGGAATGGGAGAGGGATTGGGGGAAAATGTAGTTCTGAGCTTGAAGCCTCTCCCCAGCTCCGAGGCTGGGGCTCTGGTGTTGCCTTTTACAGACAGCCTCACTCTGCGGGCAGTTTCAGCTGCTTCTGAGTTCTGCTCACTGGGCTCGGCTTATCTGGCTTCTTCATTAGCCTGAGATCCTTGAGGGCAGGCAGGGGACCAGGAATAGTCAAGTGTGGCTGGGATGAAGAATGAAGGGACAGGTACCTGGCAAGAGGTGGGGCTTGGAGGGGGTCCTCAGGGGATTTAAGCAGGGATGTGATGTTAGATTCGTGAATCAGAAAGTCCCtcttggcctggcgcagtggcttacgtctgtaatcccagcactttggaaggctgaggcaggcagatcacttgaagttaggagttagagaccagcctggccaacatggtgaaaccccatctctactaaaagtacaaaaattagccgggcgtggtggcgcacacctgtagtcccagctaccagggaggctgaggtggtagggatcgcttgaacccgggaggtggaggttgcagtgagccaaaatcgcaccactgcactccagcctggtcaacaaagcgagaccctgtctcaaaacaaacaaagtcCCTTGCTGCAGAGTAGCGGGGAGATTGGAGGGCTGGAGCTGGAAGCTAGAAATGAGTTCAGAGGGGCTTGCCATGATCCAGGGACAGAGGGTAGTCAGGACCTTGGAGCTGGGCGTGTCGGTAGAGGTAAGGTGATGGATTGAGGAGCTTGTCAGGAGGTAGAATGGCAATTTAATGAGAGATTGGGCATGGGCACAGGGATAGGGAGATTCCCAGGTTCGCCAGGTTTCTTGGCTGGGTACCTCCTGGGTAGAGGGGagtgtgttttttgagacagggacacTAGAAGAGAATCCATAGGCTCTGGAGTGAATGAGATCACCCAGGGAGTGTGTGGAGGGACAGAAGAGGGACCTAGGACAGTCCTGAGGAACCCAAACTTAATGGAGTGGAAGATGAAGAGGGTCCTATGAGGAAAGGAGGAGTGGCTAGAGACGGATCTGAAAACCCAGGAAGGTGTGACAGAATCTGCAGAGAGTCTTTGGGAAATGGGCCATTGTACAGGGCGGGAGTAAAGATGCTATTTGGGCAGAAGGCACGAGGAAGAAAGTAGATGGAGTAAGATCCCAGAGAAGGCAGAGGTGTTGAGGTtgcagggttgggggaggggtagTCTTGGAAAGGAAGACTTTCCAATAGGGAGGACAGGAtgaatgtagagaaaaaaaaagtccaatccaaaactctaatattttattatttaaaagaaaacagggtggatgctgtgactcatgcctgtaatcccagcactttgggaggctgaaacaggaggatcacttgagcccaggagtttgagaccagcctgggcagcatggtgaaacctgatctccacaaaaaaattaaaaaaattagccaggcatggtggtgcatgtcagTAGTCTTAACTACTCAACctgagcctggaaagttgaggctgcagtgagctgtgattgtgccactggactccagtctgggtgacagagtgagaccctgtctcaaacaaaataagcagaacaaaacaaaatgaaaacaccatATTCTAGCACCTAGAGATGATCTCTATTTACACTTAGTGTATATCCTTCCAGCTTTTTTTGGGGagtgtatattttctttacctACATGAGACTTATTGAATGTACTGCTTTGTATCCTGCTTTTTTCAGATCATGATTTCCaccttcttgtttctttttttttttttttttgagacggagtctcgctctgccacccaggctggagtgcagtggNNNNNNNNNNNNNNNNNNNNNNNNNNNNNNNNNNNNNNNNNNNNNNNNNNNNNNNNNNNNNNNNNNNNNNNNNNNNNNNNNNNNNNNNNNNNNNNNNNNNggtctcgatctcctgacctcgtgatccgcccgtctcggcctcccaaagtgctgggattacaggcttgagccaccgcgcccggcccaccttCTTGTTTCATCTCATGTAGTTTCCAGTCCATATTCAGATTCCCTAATTGTCCCCAAAGCATCCTTTACAGTGGATGTGCCCAAACCAGGATCCAATCTAAGATCATACGTCGCATttagttattttgtttcttcttaagGCTCTTTTAAATCCAGAACTGTTCCCCTCCCCACCTGATTTTAGATtaaatgtcttgctctgtcacccaggctggagtgcagtggtgcagtcatagctcactgcagcctcaactcttgggctcaagtaatcatcctgcctccagcctcccaagtagctgagactgcaggcatgcaccaccacgccaagctggtatttttttttttttttcttcttcttcttttttttgttttgaaatggagtcttgctctgtcacccaggctggagtgcagtggcgtgagctcggctcactgcaacctctgcctcccaggttcaagcaattctcttgcctcagcctcccaagtatctgggattacaggcacgtgccactacacctggctaatttttctatttttagtagagatggggtttcatcatgttggtcaggctagtctcaaactcctgacttcgtcatctgcccacctcggcctcccaaagtcttgggataacacgcgtgagccactgtgcccgaccatattttttttcttttttagagatggggtctcactatgttgtccaggctgtagaaCAGCCCCTTTTTTTCACGTTACTGACTTGAAGAGACTGGGCTGCAAGATATTTCTACGAGTGTGTGATTCCAGATGCTGCCAGGGAGAAACATACAGTGGGGACTGAAAGGCCTCTGTCGGATTTGAGCATTTGGGAGAATGTTGGTAGCCTTAAGCAGCCTCCTCTTCAGAGTCTTGGGAGGGATGCTTAGGCACTCCAGGGCTAGGAGGTCAGGCGACTGATGGCAAGGTACCTCTGCTGACCATCCCTGTTTAGCCATGGGTCATTTAACTACTGTGGGCATATGATTTTCTCCTTGTTACTACCATGTCACTAATTACTGCTGCTATTGGTTGAGAGTTTACTTTGTGTCAGGTGCTGCTTTGGTCATttgagagatatatatattttttcatctaatTTTACCCATAACCTTATGATATGGGTGTTATCCCAATTTCACTGTAATCTTATAGATGGGGACCCAGACTCAGAAAGTAGTAagccggccgggtgtggtggctcaagcctgtaatcccagcactttgggaggccgagacgggcggatcacgaggtcaggagatcgagaccatcctggctaacacggtgaaaccctgtctctacttaaaaaatacaaaaaactagccgggcgaggtggcgggcgcctatagtcccagctacttgggaggctgaggcaggagaatggcgtaaacccgggaagcggagcttgcagtgagctgagatccggccactgcactccagcctgggtgacagagcgagactccatctcaaaaaaaaaaagaaagtagtaagCTGTTCCTTGTTCTTACTATTGATACATAGTGGTGCCAGGAGTTGAACCCAGACTCCTGGGTGCCTGGCACCCAGTGGTGCCAGGTGTCTGACCCCAGCGCTCTCCAAAGTCACATTCCCCCTACAAAGGGCCCTTTGTCTCTGGAACAGGAGGATGAGAGGGGAttaggagccaggcatggtggcttttCTAACTGACCTAGAAGGGGACCTGTGTGGAGACTGTGGCACCCTTGGCCCAGGCATGAGGAGTATAGAAGCCTACAGGGGGTTTGGGCCCAGATTTTAGAATTTGAGGAACAAGTGTTTACTGTATTTTGAATTTCAGGACAAGTATGAGGAGTGATCCCAGGCCTAGGAACCAGAGACATTTGGGTGTCAGGTCCCTGAGTCCAGAGAGTATGGACTCTGTTCTTAGGAGcctgggagagagggaaggtgaCAGTGACCAGTGATGACGGTGATGTGGGTCTAGCTCAGAAGTGGCCTCTGGTGGTCAGGGCTGGGGCCTGCAGGCCGCCTCTCGGGTACTGGTCTCATGGGGTACTGCTTGTGTCTGGGGAGGCAGGGACAGTACAGATCTGAGGTGCTGAGGCAGGGTATAGCCAAGCAGTGAGGCCCCGCCCCAGATGTGCAAGGCTTAGGATGGGAGGGTGGGGTGCAGACAGGAGGGAACCAGAGTAAAGAGACTTCCTCTGGTCAGCCCAGATGTCTCCAGTACATGCTTCAGGCTCTGGGCCTCAAATACCACTCCAGGTCAAGAGGGCTTGGCCAGCATGAAGCGATTAGTCCAAAAATGGGCCTTGAGTCTACCTTCCCCACCCAGAAGGCACCTGTGTCTGTGGGCGGCGAGCTGGCGGGCTCAGGCTGAAGCAGGACCCAGAGCATTGCTGACTCTGTGGGCCCATGGCCTATGTCCTGCAGGCTGGGGTTGCTGGGCCCCTCTGACCTTAGCTTATACCCACTACCCCCACCTCATCTGTGAGGACTGACCGGGCCTCTCTCCCCAGGGCTGCATTGTAATCCGATACACAGCCCCGTGGCACATGGTCTTCTTCTCCGAGTCGCTGGGCATCCCTTCACTTCGTGTTTTGGCCCAGAAGCTGCTCGAGCTGCTCTTTGATTATGAGATTGAGAAGGAGCCCCTGCTCTTCCATGTCTTCAGCAACGGCGGCGTCATGCTGTACCGCTACGTGCTGGAGCTCCTGCAGACCCGTCGCTTCTGTCACCTGCGTGTGGTGGGCACCATCTTTGACAGCGCTCCTGGTGACAGCAACCTGGTAGGGGCTCTGCGGGCCCTGGCAGCCATCCTGGAGCGCCGGGCTGCCGTGCTGCGCCTGTTGCTGCTGGTGGCCTTTGCCCTGGTGGTTGTCCTGTTCCACGGCCTGCTTGCTCCCATCACAGCCCTCTTCCACACCCACTTCTATGACAGGCTACAGGACGCGGGCTCTCGCTGGCCTGAACTTTACCTCTACTCAAGGGCTGACGAAGTAGTCCCGGCCAGAGACGTAGAACGCATGGTGGAGGCACGCCTGGCACGTCGGGTCCTGGCACGTTCTGTGGACTTCGTGTCATCTGCACACGTCAGCCACCTCCGTGACTACCCTACTTACTACACAAGCCTCTGTGTCGACTTCATGCGCAACTGTGTCCACTGCTGAGGTCACTGCTCCACCTCACCTCTGCTCCAGAAATAAATGCCTGACGCCTCCCCACAACCTGCATCTGTAGGGCACTCTTCTGGTTCACCTCTCTGTAGCCCTTTGGGACTTTGCAGTCCCCTAAGTAGAAAATTCCTATGGGCTTGTCTCCTGGGGGCCTCCGTCTGCTGGTGGTCTGCATACCACAGAATCCTAAAGGGCAGGAGTGCCTGGGCATGTGTCTGTGGGAGCCTTGTAGTCATTTGTCTTTGGACAAGCGCAACAGTCAGGCTGCTGATTCCTGTGGCATGCAGGCTGTAAAGGTTGACAAACAGAGGGGGGTGAGGGTGAGCcctagttgattttttaaaaatttaaactgtggtaagaacatttaacatgagacctactctctttttttctttacttatttatttatctatttatttcgagacagggtctcactcttgtcacccaggctggggtccaatggtgcaatcttggctcactgcagcctcaacctcccaggttcaagtgatcctcccacctcagcctcccaaagtgctaggattacaggtgtgagtcaccacacctgaaCAAGATCTTCCTTCTTAACAAAATTGTGTGTACGATACTTAAAATTTAAGAGATTATGTGCACGGCAGACCTCTAGAACTGAATAGTCTTGCATCTTGCATAATTCAGAACTTCATCTtgtgtaactgaaactttgtgcCTGTTGCCAGAGTTGAGTTTTGATTCCTTGAATGGAAGGTGAGCTTTGTGGGGAGATGTCAGAGGGAAGGTATCTTAGTCAGGGGTAGTGTCAGGCTGCGGATAGGGGCTGCGGTCTTTGCTCCAGCAGGGCGAAGCCCTACAGTGTAAAGTACCATCCACATGGGTCCCACTTGGCAGTTCAATCGGAGTCTGAGGTAGAAGCCAGATGAGGAGCTAAGGATACAGAGGTTAAGGGCCTGCCTGGCTCTACCACATTTTGCTAGGAAGCCGCTGGATCCGGGAAAGTTGCAAGCTGAAAGTTGCCAGAGAGTAGGGGGGCGGGAAGGCAGCAACATTGTAACAGGAGCTGGGACAAGCTAACTCCCAAGCCCTAAAGACCAGAACCAGGGTGAGGGGATTTGGGGCTGAAATAGCAAACTCCTTCATCTCCTGGAAGGGAGACCCACTTAGATACTCTCTAAGCAGGAGAGGTGAATTCAGCCTGATAGTTCAGTTATCACTTATCATTCTAGAAGTCACTACTGCACACTGTTGCCAtgtagtaggtattcaataaatatttgttgatggaATGAGCTTACCGTGGTGACCAAGGGGCTTAGGGGGCAGTGAAGGAGATGGCTAGAAAAGCTCTGGATGGGAGCTGACTCCTGATATTCTCGGGGATGATGGACCCTCTGTCCCCAGAGCCGCGTTCTGTCTGCATCCCATCAGTCCTTGGTGGGTCCCCACTATGGTGGTGGCAGGGATTCCCATGCTGTGTGGCTGCATTCCTAGCCATGGCCAACAGGTGGCAGTGCAGCCTGTGCCATGAGACAGCTAAAGGCTCCCACAGCAGGGCGGGCTTCAGTGGAATGCCCTCGCTCTGGGTTAATGGCCTCCTTTAGAGACCATATGGCCCCCAGGGTGGCGGTAACCAGCCATCAAGGACCTACTGAGTCCAAGCCTGTGGGAGGGGAGAGTAAAGACATCAAAGAAGTTGGCCTGACAGGAACTGGGCATTAAGAGCCTCCCCTTCATCTCTCTGTTGCCCTCACCTACCCACTCTTCTCTTCCAAACCTGTTTCTTTCCCAAACCCTCAGCCATCACTTGACAGAGGCTGTGTACATTCCTAGGATCCCAGGATCCCTGTGTTCAGGATAGTGGGTGCCATCAAACTGGGTGAGGGGCTGTGAAGGGCCTTTGCTGGGCTCCAAGGGGGACTTGTCTGTGCTTCATCTGGGTGCAAGGGGTGGCAGAAGCTGCCAACTGGACCCAATTCTGAGGAATTCACTGTGGGTATCCCAGAGAAAATGGGCAACTAAGGCTGGGGATCTGGGCAGATGGGCCTGGTGAGCAAGGTGTCAAAGCAAGTCTGGAGTCATGGGGTTACTCCGGGGCCTTGACTGTTTTTCTCCAAACAGCTTTCTGTTGTGGGTGAGGACTTACATGTAGCTTTGAGCACATTTGAGCACATTTGAAGCTGAGCTACGTCACTGGCAGTGGGGAGCTGTGGGGGTCAAAGTGCCATCTCTCCAGTGCTAGCTGCCCAGCCTCGGTTCTGTGAGCACATGGGAGACTTGAAGGTCCATCCTGGATAATAGGGTTTCCATTCTTTCCATTTGAGAATGTAGGCAGTAGCTACACTGGGATGATGGTCACTAGAGATACATTTGGAGAACAGAACAAAAGCCTGAGAGGCAGACAGGGTGATCCCACTGTGGTCTCTGGTATGTTTCAGGGGACCAGAAAGGGATAGAGGCCTGGGGCTTGTGTTTGTACCAAGCTTGTGGCCACTCCTGCCCTAGGTTGGGGGATAGAGCTTGCATCCCCTCTGTACCCCCAAGCTCTGACCTCTTCTGTGATTAATGAGCTGACGATTCTGCATCAATAAAGAATTAACCTAGAGCCCCTACCCATCAATAGTCAGGAGCCCAgatccccagccccacccccatccaAACCAAATGCTCCAGGGCCCCAGAGCAGACCAACCTGCACAGTGTCACACACCTACAGCTAAGTCCTTTCCCCCATCCTGCTGCTAGGAATTAACTCCCTCACTGCCTCAGCCCACCTCCCCTAATTagctcccccacctccccacacaaCACACAGGCAGCAACTGTTTATACTGGTT
The genomic region above belongs to Piliocolobus tephrosceles isolate RC106 chromosome 1, ASM277652v3, whole genome shotgun sequence and contains:
- the TMEM53 gene encoding transmembrane protein 53 isoform X4 translates to MVFFSESLGIPSLRVLAQKLLELLFDYEIEKEPLLFHVFSNGGVMLYRYVLELLQTRRFCHLRVVGTIFDSAPGDSNLVGALRALAAILERRAAVLRLLLLVAFALVVVLFHGLLAPITALFHTHFYDRLQDAGSRWPELYLYSRADEVVPARDVERMVEARLARRVLARSVDFVSSAHVSHLRDYPTYYTSLCVDFMRNCVHC
- the TMEM53 gene encoding transmembrane protein 53 isoform X1; translation: MLGAGAFTMASAELDYTIEIPDQPCWSQKNIPSPGGKEAATRQPVVILLGWGGCKDKNLAKYSAIYHKRGCIVIRYTAPWHMVFFSESLGIPSLRVLAQKLLELLFDYEIEKEPLLFHVFSNGGVMLYRYVLELLQTRRFCHLRVVGTIFDSAPGDSNLVGALRALAAILERRAAVLRLLLLVAFALVVVLFHGLLAPITALFHTHFYDRLQDAGSRWPELYLYSRADEVVPARDVERMVEARLARRVLARSVDFVSSAHVSHLRDYPTYYTSLCVDFMRNCVHC
- the TMEM53 gene encoding transmembrane protein 53 isoform X3; this translates as MKGQGCIVIRYTAPWHMVFFSESLGIPSLRVLAQKLLELLFDYEIEKEPLLFHVFSNGGVMLYRYVLELLQTRRFCHLRVVGTIFDSAPGDSNLVGALRALAAILERRAAVLRLLLLVAFALVVVLFHGLLAPITALFHTHFYDRLQDAGSRWPELYLYSRADEVVPARDVERMVEARLARRVLARSVDFVSSAHVSHLRDYPTYYTSLCVDFMRNCVHC
- the TMEM53 gene encoding transmembrane protein 53 isoform X2; this translates as MTFENIPSPGGKEAATRQPVVILLGWGGCKDKNLAKYSAIYHKRGCIVIRYTAPWHMVFFSESLGIPSLRVLAQKLLELLFDYEIEKEPLLFHVFSNGGVMLYRYVLELLQTRRFCHLRVVGTIFDSAPGDSNLVGALRALAAILERRAAVLRLLLLVAFALVVVLFHGLLAPITALFHTHFYDRLQDAGSRWPELYLYSRADEVVPARDVERMVEARLARRVLARSVDFVSSAHVSHLRDYPTYYTSLCVDFMRNCVHC